In Juglans microcarpa x Juglans regia isolate MS1-56 chromosome 8D, Jm3101_v1.0, whole genome shotgun sequence, the following are encoded in one genomic region:
- the LOC121243161 gene encoding zinc-finger homeodomain protein 4-like, with the protein MNNSTQQAELQLPRNDCHAHKKVVRYKECHKNHAAENGGNATDGCGEFMPNGEEGTFEALKCSACNCHRNFHRKEIESDSCSCQCYHTTPTILNINARRSPNWGHHEDQYYNAVLGSSIGCPTTTMMISYKSGSVPSESNDEKEDAYGSCPVARPANKVKKRFRTKFTKEQKEKMLSFAEKAGWRMQKLEESVVQQFCQETGINKRVLKVWMHNNKHHFANKNSTS; encoded by the coding sequence atgaataaTTCAACCCAACAAGCAGAACTACAGCTTCCAAGAAACGACTGTCATGCTCACAAGAAAGTGGTGAGGTACAAGGAATGCCACAAGAACCATGCAGCTGAAAATGGTGGGAATGCAACTGATGGCTGTGGAGAGTTCATGCCAAACGGAGAAGAAGGCACCTTTGAAGCCCTGAAGTGCTCAGCCTGCAACTGTCACAGAAATTTCCACAGGAAAGAGATTGAATCTGATTCATGCTCCTGTCAATGTTATCACACTACTCCAACCATACTCAACATCAATGCTAGGAGATCACCCAATTGGGGCCATCATGAAGATCAGTACTACAATGCAGTTCTGGGGTCATCCATTGGGTGCCCTACAACTACAATGATGATTTCCTATAAAAGTGGGTCGGTCCCCTCAGAGTCGAATGATGAGAAGGAAGATGCATATGGGAGCTGTCCTGTGGCAAGGCCGGCTAATAAGGTGAAAAAGAGGTTTAGGACCAAGTTTACAAAAGAGCAGAAGGAAAAGATGTTGAGCTTTGCAGAAAAGGCTGGTTGGAGAATGCAGAAGCTAGAAGAATCTGTTGTGCAGCAGTTCTGCCAAGAGACTGGGATCAATAAGAGAGTTCTAAAGGTGTGGATGCATAACAACAAACACCACTTTGCAAATAAAAACTCCACTAGCTAG